From Deferrisoma camini S3R1, the proteins below share one genomic window:
- a CDS encoding sigma-54-dependent transcriptional regulator — MADRILIVDDEALIRKSLGQMLGHKGYDVVTAASAAEARKVFTAGEFALALLDLRLPDASGIDLLREFKAAQPDLLVIMMTAYGSVETAVEAMRLGAYDYVNKPFKSREIEVIVRLALEARHLKREVKELREEALGATDLGNIVARDPAMLKVLDMVRKVAQNPDVTVLIQGESGTGKEMIARAVHAESPRADKPFVGINCAAIPGNLLESELFGYEKGAFTDAKARKIGLIERAQGGTLFLDEIGDMDVGLQAKLLRVLEERKIRRVGGLDELAVDVRILAATNQDLDEKRKTGRFREDLYYRLKIIHIDIPPLRERKADILPLAQHFIQDANRRFHKNVQGFSPEAEDFLLGYRWPGNVRELKNTIERILILEETDWIRPEHLPPEILRGRPAEEGGVWIPQEVEILRGVSFDRVMDEVARYLIGEALRLAGGNKAQAARLLDMDRGTLRYQIKRLGIGA; from the coding sequence ATGGCCGATCGGATCCTGATCGTGGACGACGAAGCCCTCATCCGCAAATCCCTGGGCCAGATGCTCGGCCACAAGGGGTATGACGTGGTCACCGCGGCCAGCGCGGCCGAGGCCCGCAAAGTGTTCACGGCCGGGGAGTTCGCCCTGGCCCTGCTGGACCTGCGGCTTCCCGACGCCTCGGGCATCGACCTGCTTCGGGAGTTCAAGGCGGCCCAGCCCGACCTGCTGGTGATCATGATGACCGCCTACGGCAGCGTGGAGACCGCGGTCGAGGCGATGCGGCTCGGGGCCTACGACTACGTGAACAAGCCGTTCAAGTCCCGGGAGATCGAGGTGATCGTCCGCCTGGCCCTGGAGGCCCGGCACCTGAAGCGCGAGGTCAAGGAGCTGCGGGAGGAGGCCCTGGGGGCCACGGACCTGGGGAACATCGTGGCCCGGGACCCGGCCATGCTCAAGGTCCTGGACATGGTGCGCAAGGTGGCCCAGAACCCCGACGTCACGGTGCTGATCCAGGGGGAGAGCGGTACCGGCAAGGAGATGATCGCCCGGGCCGTGCACGCCGAGAGCCCCCGGGCCGACAAGCCGTTCGTGGGCATCAACTGCGCGGCCATCCCCGGCAACCTGCTGGAGAGCGAGCTGTTCGGGTACGAGAAGGGGGCGTTCACCGACGCCAAGGCCCGGAAGATCGGCCTGATCGAGCGGGCCCAGGGCGGCACCCTGTTCCTGGACGAGATCGGGGACATGGACGTGGGGCTCCAGGCCAAGCTGCTGCGCGTGCTCGAAGAGCGCAAGATCCGGCGGGTGGGGGGGCTCGACGAGCTGGCGGTGGACGTGCGGATCCTGGCAGCCACCAACCAGGACCTGGACGAGAAGCGAAAGACCGGCCGGTTCCGCGAGGACCTGTACTACCGGCTGAAGATCATCCACATCGACATCCCGCCCCTGCGGGAGCGCAAGGCCGACATCCTGCCCCTGGCCCAGCACTTCATCCAGGACGCCAACCGCAGGTTCCACAAGAACGTGCAGGGGTTCTCGCCCGAGGCCGAGGACTTCCTCCTGGGCTACCGGTGGCCCGGCAACGTGCGGGAGCTCAAGAACACCATCGAGCGGATCCTGATCCTGGAGGAGACCGACTGGATCCGGCCCGAGCACCTGCCGCCCGAGATCCTCCGGGGCCGCCCGGCGGAGGAGGGGGGGGTGTGGATCCCCCAGGAGGTGGAGATCCTGCGGGGGGTGTCGTTCGACCGGGTCATGGACGAGGTGGCCCGATACCTGATCGGCGAGGCCCTGCGGCTGGCAGGGGGGAACAAGGCCCAGGCGGCCCGGCTGCTCGACATGGACCGGGGCACCCTGCGCTACCAGATCAAGCGGCTGGGGATCGGGGCATGA
- a CDS encoding phosphorylase family protein, giving the protein MIRPPVEALGDPGRVVATVLGCRPDEVAPRVVVTPFVPLSSFRRHVEDVTADLNPRFFFQGFTAVFQGEPVTVVHTGVGPSRIGDCLAALALTPARKALFVGAVGGLADPLELGDWFLPEAVADGEGYTRYVREGFRRVVDGAHPFAVRVPDDLRRFLKERDERVHTGRVFTVGPVSFESEENLRFLKARGYDALEMELSAFYAACQALGLDGAALTYVSDLPLRSPLWTEKTPAETEALRTAWRAAPRLALEWICSSVGG; this is encoded by the coding sequence ATGATCCGCCCGCCGGTCGAGGCCCTGGGCGACCCCGGCCGGGTGGTGGCCACGGTGCTCGGGTGCCGGCCCGACGAGGTGGCTCCCCGGGTGGTGGTGACCCCGTTCGTTCCGCTCTCGTCGTTTCGCCGCCACGTCGAGGACGTGACGGCCGACCTGAACCCCCGGTTCTTCTTCCAAGGGTTCACCGCCGTGTTCCAGGGGGAGCCCGTGACCGTGGTGCACACGGGCGTGGGCCCGAGCCGGATCGGCGACTGCCTGGCGGCCCTGGCCCTCACCCCCGCCCGAAAGGCGCTGTTCGTGGGCGCGGTGGGGGGGCTAGCCGACCCCCTGGAGCTGGGAGACTGGTTTCTTCCCGAGGCGGTGGCCGACGGCGAGGGGTACACCCGATACGTGCGCGAGGGGTTCCGCAGGGTGGTGGACGGGGCGCACCCGTTCGCGGTGAGGGTGCCCGACGACCTGCGCCGGTTCCTCAAGGAGAGGGACGAGCGGGTGCACACCGGCCGGGTGTTCACCGTGGGGCCGGTGTCGTTCGAGTCGGAGGAGAACCTGCGGTTTCTGAAGGCCCGGGGGTACGACGCCCTGGAGATGGAGCTGTCGGCCTTCTACGCCGCGTGCCAGGCCCTGGGCCTGGACGGCGCCGCCCTCACCTACGTGAGCGACCTGCCCCTGCGCAGCCCCCTGTGGACCGAGAAGACCCCGGCCGAGACCGAGGCCCTGCGCACGGCCTGGCGCGCGGCGCCCCGCCTGGCCCTGGAATGGATCTGCTCGTCTGTCGGCGGTTGA
- a CDS encoding class I adenylate cyclase: protein MARLLDQLFRRESRARAYTPTPLAQKAAFREERARAHLRRRLMRLRAQAGRKTQEALQLLPLLLHVNRPGLPGFVDDPACPVGIADYAPSNDAIRLARRLFPEARIKRSAFYRPAVDLVAVMGSAGSIGFTGESDLDVWVCHSPHLSDAAVDAYGAKVRAVEQWLNRHADVEFHLFLQSTADIRVNDFGQTDLEGCGSAMGALLKEEFYRTHILLGGKLPVWWVLPQGLPPPAYAEHLERLLADPTLVTDSYVDLGPVATVPVGELFGAAVWQIAKGEKAPFKSALKLGLLEKTLCSNEPPPPLCEEVKRRVHAGETPDPYCVLFDAVVEHYRSRGDPATEDLLARCFYLKTGVHVDPDRIEACLEDSGDLGVMARYTREWGWGPRRIRHLNEFRRWKFERVRELAEELDRYFLRTYQRIRARLDHAGETQRITARDLTVLGRKLQIRYRKAPHKVETLRFVTPGVGEPHLTLYRETLPGGDAPWRLYRGHVSPSNVEHKANDLLREAEDPLEPLVWAAHNGILGPRSQLGCWDTDRRVSGADLEPIARVLSRMLGQVRGHSPDAPTLLRPPRTEHLAVLGQPGLGGGFAVVWATSWGEVFYRSWTGPGAYARLVEDTLLPFLTQPPPRGRLWVHAPSPKLGSHRIALPLDRRLPEIVEWIGPDLPKGTRRRYVCGVEGGISVLDQTAPDRCTHRMAFDREDLLRLLGAVGPYQRVETRVERQAGDLALLATLVEESQPGLLDLFVLRDGDRDWVFVVDEVGNLSHWTGPADPQPYVLARLLHFLENVFPDVAAQPRSVVAGKDLMDVLRIHTVLFEGTCRAFTATQDHLSRVRSLGLHPVGLVIERVASPAADSPPGYRITWGMQVIDSTRYANPLAEVRRRILEARLSGLEYEVFITRLFLDEGFRREHCGEVAATGHYLFYKKAIEQRLAG from the coding sequence GTGGCGAGACTGCTCGACCAACTATTTAGACGCGAAAGCCGGGCCCGGGCTTACACCCCCACGCCCCTGGCCCAGAAGGCCGCGTTCCGCGAGGAGCGGGCCCGGGCCCACCTGCGCCGTCGGCTCATGCGCCTGCGCGCCCAGGCGGGCCGAAAGACCCAGGAAGCCCTCCAACTGCTCCCCCTGCTCCTCCACGTGAACCGGCCCGGGCTGCCGGGCTTTGTCGACGACCCGGCCTGTCCGGTGGGCATCGCCGACTACGCCCCCTCCAACGACGCGATCCGGCTGGCCCGCCGGCTGTTCCCCGAGGCCCGGATCAAGCGTTCCGCGTTCTACCGCCCCGCGGTGGACCTGGTGGCCGTGATGGGAAGCGCCGGCTCGATCGGATTCACGGGCGAATCGGACCTGGACGTGTGGGTCTGCCACAGCCCCCACCTCTCCGACGCCGCGGTGGATGCGTACGGCGCCAAGGTACGGGCCGTGGAGCAGTGGCTGAACCGTCACGCAGACGTGGAGTTTCACCTCTTCCTCCAGTCCACGGCCGACATCCGGGTGAACGACTTCGGCCAAACCGACCTGGAGGGCTGCGGCTCCGCCATGGGCGCCCTCCTCAAGGAGGAGTTCTACCGCACCCACATCCTGCTGGGCGGAAAGCTTCCCGTGTGGTGGGTGCTCCCCCAGGGCCTCCCGCCCCCCGCCTATGCGGAGCACCTGGAGCGGCTCCTCGCGGACCCCACCCTGGTGACCGACAGCTACGTGGACCTGGGCCCTGTGGCCACGGTGCCGGTGGGGGAGCTGTTCGGCGCCGCGGTGTGGCAGATCGCGAAGGGGGAGAAGGCGCCCTTCAAGTCGGCCCTCAAGCTGGGGCTCCTGGAGAAGACCCTGTGCTCCAACGAGCCCCCACCCCCCCTGTGCGAGGAGGTGAAGCGCCGCGTCCACGCCGGGGAGACCCCCGACCCGTACTGCGTGCTGTTCGATGCCGTGGTGGAACACTACCGCAGCCGGGGGGACCCGGCCACCGAGGATCTGCTGGCCCGGTGCTTCTATCTGAAGACAGGGGTCCACGTCGACCCCGACCGGATCGAGGCCTGTCTCGAGGACTCCGGCGACCTGGGGGTGATGGCCCGGTACACCCGGGAGTGGGGGTGGGGTCCCCGCCGGATCCGGCACCTGAACGAGTTCCGGCGCTGGAAGTTCGAGCGGGTCCGCGAGCTCGCCGAGGAGCTCGACCGGTACTTTCTGCGCACCTACCAGCGCATCCGCGCCCGGCTGGACCACGCCGGAGAGACCCAGCGGATCACGGCCCGGGACCTGACCGTGCTGGGCAGGAAGCTTCAGATCCGCTACCGCAAGGCCCCCCACAAGGTCGAGACCCTCCGGTTCGTCACGCCGGGGGTGGGCGAGCCGCACCTGACCCTGTACCGGGAGACCCTGCCCGGCGGCGATGCACCCTGGCGCCTCTACCGGGGGCACGTGAGCCCCTCGAACGTGGAGCACAAGGCCAACGACCTGCTCCGGGAGGCCGAGGATCCGCTCGAGCCGCTGGTATGGGCCGCCCACAACGGCATCCTCGGCCCCCGCAGCCAGCTGGGGTGTTGGGACACCGATCGCCGGGTGTCCGGCGCCGACCTCGAGCCGATCGCCCGGGTCCTCTCGCGGATGCTCGGCCAGGTCCGGGGCCACAGCCCCGACGCCCCCACCCTTCTGCGTCCGCCGCGCACGGAGCACCTGGCCGTGCTCGGGCAGCCGGGGCTGGGGGGCGGATTCGCCGTGGTATGGGCCACGAGCTGGGGCGAGGTGTTCTACCGGTCGTGGACCGGGCCCGGGGCCTACGCCCGGCTGGTGGAGGACACCCTGCTGCCGTTCCTGACCCAGCCCCCTCCCCGGGGCCGGCTGTGGGTGCACGCCCCGTCCCCCAAACTGGGCAGCCACCGCATCGCTCTGCCCCTGGACCGGCGGCTGCCCGAGATCGTCGAGTGGATCGGCCCCGATCTCCCGAAGGGGACCCGGCGCCGGTACGTGTGCGGCGTGGAGGGAGGGATCTCGGTGCTCGACCAGACCGCCCCGGACCGATGCACCCACCGGATGGCGTTCGACCGGGAGGACCTGCTCCGGCTCCTCGGGGCGGTGGGCCCCTACCAGCGGGTGGAGACCCGGGTGGAGCGCCAGGCCGGCGACCTGGCGCTGTTGGCCACGTTGGTGGAGGAGTCCCAACCGGGGCTGCTGGACCTGTTCGTCCTCCGGGACGGAGACCGGGACTGGGTGTTCGTGGTGGACGAGGTGGGCAACCTGAGCCACTGGACCGGACCGGCAGACCCCCAGCCCTACGTATTGGCCCGGCTTCTCCACTTCCTGGAGAACGTGTTCCCGGACGTGGCGGCCCAGCCCCGCAGCGTGGTGGCCGGGAAGGATCTCATGGACGTGCTGCGCATCCACACCGTGTTGTTCGAGGGCACCTGTCGGGCCTTCACCGCCACCCAGGACCACCTGAGCAGGGTTCGCAGCCTGGGGCTCCACCCCGTGGGCCTGGTGATCGAGCGGGTCGCCTCCCCGGCGGCCGACTCCCCCCCCGGTTACCGCATCACCTGGGGGATGCAGGTCATCGACAGCACCCGCTACGCCAACCCCCTGGCCGAGGTGCGGCGCCGGATCCTCGAGGCCCGGCTCTCGGGCCTGGAGTACGAGGTGTTCATCACCCGCCTGTTCCTGGACGAGGGGTTCCGGAGGGAGCACTGCGGCGAGGTGGCCGCCACGGGGCACTACCTGTTCTACAAGAAGGCGATCGAGCAACGGCTCGCGGGTTGA
- a CDS encoding fibronectin type III domain-containing protein — MSVPWWRLGAVAALLLTLGPPAWAGPAPAADFEARLRGMEARGEMSEGRAELYRLYAVRAPERLPAELRMETASGRGLRALSSGPEAEPWVVRCGTPILRRVRAALGRMPPELRAEAADLLDDRPPAGRAAFRTAAGKTGTAVLANRLVTDNFSIEWGPDLTNEDGTTPPADDGPVDADDPAVGGNGIPDVVERWAAYFEAAFRVEVGDMGYTHPVVEGNLIPVYIGNSDPSTPIENIGSGTYAFTQPDGVPYIVVNNDLSFVPPNGEGASAPAKIHGAMKITAAHELFHVFHFLYEPQAWIPNEDDWWFECSSTWMEDEVFDAVNDYYQYFQQSGGRPGWTYYLENGLPVRSNDLSYVTRAYGSVIFAKYLSEHVGGRPALFDVWQRIRLDGLRILPALDAFATSNGFQGLPDLFLGFVGATAVMDYEEGENYGSVQWADGLASQSSLSAGLPAYLGAVYSGGTAGEDATLTLSGVPDAAAWGLAVVKLPFGGSPLLLGSIGSGGTSVPLAVGEPNVSIWAGVAYLDPDLSAQGWTLVSSSSPSGDTVAPGAASNLRVTETSGGFDLAWDAPQDPDVAGYVVSWGTGNRTLYGPVTTVAVRELPVGDYTVSVAAYDGTGNLGPETNAPVSVTEATAPTATPAARVVSFVENDPPPGPTVSGGGGGGGGCFLELLGL, encoded by the coding sequence ATGAGCGTGCCATGGTGGCGGCTGGGGGCCGTTGCGGCCCTGCTCCTGACCCTCGGGCCGCCGGCCTGGGCCGGTCCGGCGCCGGCGGCGGATTTCGAGGCCCGGCTCCGGGGCATGGAGGCCCGGGGCGAGATGAGTGAGGGGCGGGCGGAGCTGTACCGGCTGTACGCGGTGCGGGCGCCGGAGCGCCTGCCCGCCGAACTCCGGATGGAAACGGCCTCGGGCCGAGGGCTGCGGGCCCTTTCGTCCGGGCCGGAGGCCGAGCCGTGGGTGGTCCGGTGCGGCACCCCGATCCTTCGGAGGGTCCGGGCGGCGCTCGGCCGGATGCCCCCGGAACTGCGGGCCGAGGCCGCGGACCTGCTCGACGACCGGCCCCCGGCCGGCCGGGCCGCGTTCCGGACCGCCGCCGGCAAAACGGGCACGGCCGTGCTCGCCAACCGCCTGGTCACCGACAACTTCTCCATCGAATGGGGGCCAGATCTCACCAACGAGGACGGCACCACGCCGCCTGCGGACGATGGCCCGGTGGACGCGGACGACCCCGCCGTCGGGGGCAACGGCATCCCGGACGTGGTGGAGCGCTGGGCGGCCTACTTCGAGGCGGCCTTTCGGGTCGAGGTGGGCGACATGGGGTACACGCATCCCGTGGTCGAGGGGAACCTGATCCCGGTGTACATCGGGAACTCCGACCCCAGCACCCCCATCGAAAACATCGGGAGCGGAACCTACGCCTTCACCCAGCCCGACGGGGTGCCCTATATCGTGGTGAACAACGACCTGAGCTTCGTGCCCCCGAACGGGGAGGGGGCGTCGGCACCGGCGAAGATCCACGGCGCCATGAAGATCACCGCCGCCCACGAGCTGTTCCACGTGTTCCACTTCCTGTACGAGCCCCAGGCCTGGATCCCCAACGAGGACGACTGGTGGTTCGAGTGCTCCTCCACCTGGATGGAGGATGAGGTGTTCGACGCGGTGAACGACTACTACCAGTATTTCCAACAGAGCGGAGGCCGGCCGGGGTGGACGTACTACCTGGAGAACGGCCTGCCCGTGCGCTCCAACGACCTGAGCTACGTGACCCGGGCCTACGGGTCCGTGATCTTCGCCAAGTATCTGTCCGAGCACGTGGGGGGCCGGCCGGCCCTGTTCGACGTGTGGCAGCGCATCCGCCTGGACGGCCTCAGGATCCTGCCGGCGTTGGACGCGTTCGCCACCTCGAACGGGTTTCAAGGGCTGCCGGACCTGTTCCTGGGGTTCGTGGGGGCCACCGCGGTCATGGACTACGAGGAGGGGGAGAACTATGGGTCGGTGCAGTGGGCCGACGGGCTTGCATCCCAGAGCTCGTTGTCTGCGGGGCTCCCCGCCTATTTGGGAGCGGTGTACTCGGGTGGAACCGCGGGCGAAGACGCGACGCTGACCCTTTCCGGGGTTCCGGACGCAGCGGCCTGGGGCCTGGCGGTTGTGAAGCTGCCCTTCGGGGGGAGCCCGTTGCTGCTCGGCAGCATCGGGTCGGGAGGAACCTCGGTGCCCTTGGCCGTGGGCGAGCCGAACGTGTCCATCTGGGCGGGGGTGGCCTATCTGGACCCCGACCTGAGTGCTCAAGGATGGACCCTGGTGTCTTCGTCCTCACCGTCGGGCGACACGGTTGCCCCTGGGGCGGCCTCCAACCTGAGGGTCACCGAGACCAGCGGCGGATTCGACCTGGCATGGGACGCCCCGCAGGATCCGGACGTAGCCGGCTATGTCGTCTCTTGGGGCACGGGCAACCGAACCCTGTACGGGCCGGTGACCACCGTGGCCGTCCGGGAGCTCCCCGTGGGCGACTACACGGTGTCCGTGGCCGCGTACGACGGCACCGGCAACCTGGGGCCGGAGACGAACGCTCCGGTCTCCGTGACCGAGGCCACCGCGCCCACAGCGACCCCGGCGGCCCGGGTGGTCTCGTTCGTGGAGAACGATCCCCCGCCGGGCCCGACCGTCTCCGGCGGTGGCGGGGGCGGAGGGGGATGCTTTCTGGAGCTTTTGGGGCTTTGA